A single window of Methylobacterium nodulans ORS 2060 DNA harbors:
- a CDS encoding HlyD family secretion protein, with the protein MSAELKASRVGWGKLFRVFLVGTTVIGGGAAGTYYYSNGGLVLSADGLVTRDRVYVATPYDARVREVFVRPGDSVFAGQKVAVVDSPSISKSLAEFSVERAKISSRIAQLEARKAIVAAMVPIAQVGAKQANEFMADLNKAKISGLALNRSLHEVTAASFTATERLMTITSEKTSLDTELASNRAALAEITAASENLRKVYAEGVLTAPVSGVIGSAIANPGEVLTPGSNRLASIYTGTSFVLAYMPESYLFDVSEGQPVQVSAHHQSVPGQIARILPVTDALPPEFQPPNKARDRGQVVKISLNDANRFAVEQKIRVSSCIVTGCKDSYVEQAKSRVIVTLSNLFSSPAQAQRIDREARVTKKGAMRVGPDL; encoded by the coding sequence ATGTCTGCTGAACTGAAGGCGAGCCGGGTTGGCTGGGGCAAGCTGTTCCGGGTGTTCCTGGTCGGCACCACCGTGATCGGCGGTGGCGCGGCAGGAACCTACTATTACTCGAATGGTGGTCTGGTGCTGAGCGCAGACGGCTTGGTCACCCGCGACCGAGTCTACGTGGCGACGCCCTATGACGCGCGGGTGCGCGAGGTGTTCGTTCGCCCCGGCGACTCGGTCTTCGCCGGCCAGAAGGTGGCCGTCGTCGACTCGCCGTCGATCTCGAAGTCCCTCGCGGAGTTCTCCGTCGAGCGCGCGAAGATCTCCTCACGCATTGCTCAACTCGAAGCTCGCAAGGCAATCGTTGCTGCCATGGTGCCGATCGCTCAGGTCGGCGCGAAGCAGGCCAACGAGTTCATGGCCGACTTGAACAAGGCCAAGATCTCGGGCCTTGCGCTCAATCGCTCGCTGCACGAGGTCACCGCGGCCTCGTTCACCGCGACCGAGCGGCTGATGACCATCACGTCGGAAAAAACCTCGCTTGACACGGAACTGGCGTCGAACCGGGCGGCGCTCGCCGAGATAACGGCTGCTTCTGAGAACTTGCGCAAGGTTTATGCGGAGGGCGTGCTGACCGCCCCGGTGTCGGGTGTGATCGGCAGCGCCATCGCCAATCCCGGAGAGGTCCTCACACCGGGCTCGAACCGGCTGGCCTCCATCTACACCGGCACAAGTTTCGTGCTCGCCTACATGCCGGAAAGCTACCTCTTCGACGTGTCCGAGGGCCAGCCGGTGCAGGTCTCGGCGCACCACCAGAGCGTACCGGGCCAGATCGCCCGGATCCTGCCGGTCACCGACGCGCTGCCACCGGAATTCCAGCCTCCAAACAAGGCGCGCGACCGCGGACAGGTGGTAAAAATCTCGCTGAACGATGCTAATCGCTTTGCGGTCGAGCAGAAAATCCGCGTATCGAGCTGCATCGTCACAGGATGCAAGGACAGCTACGTCGAGCAAGCCAAGTCTCGGGTAATCGTCACGCTGAGCAATCTGTTTTCCAGCCCAGCCCAAGCCCAACGGATTGACCGCGAAGCTAGAGTGACGAAAAAGGGGGCGATGCGTGTCGGACCAGATTTATGA
- the wecB gene encoding non-hydrolyzing UDP-N-acetylglucosamine 2-epimerase — protein MRILIAFGTRPEIIKLGPVYRALAAHPGIQVDAYWTGQHIELATGLLQLFDITVTCHGEAVMNEPGLAEKFGLMTNQIAATLRATHYDWIVVQGDTITASAAATAGFLSRVPVAHVEAGLRTGNLYSPWPEEYNRRAISVSASLHFPPTVESANNLLNEGVAPASVITVGNTVVDALLFARTKVGEDYAPIDPGVAEISADKKLILATMHRRENIGGPMRDVLRALRSLAEDGDKVVALPVHLNPEVRSDVMGMLGGIENVRLLAPLQYLDFVHLLSRAWLVVSDSGGVQEEAPTFGLPILITRNTTERPEVVTAGFGTLVGSNYDAITAMARDLTQGNAPRRLGGSNPFGDGTASVRIADALIARNLRQSIAA, from the coding sequence ATGCGTATTCTTATCGCCTTCGGGACTCGTCCCGAAATCATCAAACTCGGCCCAGTCTATCGCGCCCTTGCGGCACATCCGGGTATTCAGGTCGACGCCTACTGGACTGGTCAGCACATTGAATTGGCCACCGGTCTCCTGCAACTGTTCGACATCACTGTCACATGTCATGGTGAAGCAGTGATGAACGAGCCTGGTCTGGCCGAGAAATTCGGCCTAATGACGAACCAGATCGCTGCAACACTCCGCGCGACGCACTACGACTGGATCGTGGTCCAGGGCGACACGATCACGGCCTCGGCCGCGGCCACCGCGGGGTTCTTATCCCGGGTTCCCGTGGCGCATGTCGAGGCTGGCTTGCGCACCGGAAATCTCTATTCACCCTGGCCGGAAGAGTACAACCGGCGCGCGATCTCGGTTAGCGCGAGCCTGCACTTCCCGCCCACTGTGGAGAGCGCCAACAACCTGCTCAACGAGGGGGTCGCGCCGGCTTCTGTGATTACGGTCGGCAACACTGTGGTGGACGCGCTGCTCTTTGCGCGCACGAAGGTGGGCGAGGACTACGCGCCGATCGACCCGGGCGTGGCCGAGATCTCGGCCGACAAGAAGCTGATCCTCGCGACCATGCACCGCCGCGAGAACATCGGCGGCCCGATGCGGGACGTGCTGCGCGCCCTGCGCTCGCTCGCCGAGGATGGGGACAAGGTCGTCGCGCTGCCGGTGCATCTCAATCCGGAGGTGCGCAGTGACGTAATGGGAATGCTCGGCGGGATCGAGAACGTGCGTCTGCTTGCGCCGCTCCAGTACCTCGATTTCGTCCATCTGCTCAGCCGCGCGTGGCTCGTGGTCAGCGATTCGGGCGGTGTGCAGGAGGAGGCCCCGACCTTTGGCCTGCCGATTCTGATCACCCGGAATACGACTGAGCGACCGGAGGTGGTCACGGCAGGTTTCGGAACCCTGGTCGGATCCAACTACGACGCCATCACCGCGATGGCGCGCGATCTGACGCAAGGCAATGCACCGCGTCGACTAGGCGGCTCTAACCCGTTCGGCGATGGAACGGCATCGGTACGGATCGCCGATGCGCTGATCGCGCGCAACCTCCGTCAATCGATCGCGGCCTGA
- a CDS encoding glycosyl transferase family protein, translating into MGDTILVVMLVVSLLINVSSLDDAFIDIIAFGILRKGLPGLAERTDIPRIAVFVANWHEEEVLGKMVEGNLARIPYPSVSLFLGVYPNDTGTLRVAKELEAKYPDRVTVIINTLNGPTSKGQMLNEMFQQVFEREDCPDIAVLHDSEDVIDPRTFPIYAQYSQDHDFIQVPVFSLSRGKGLPVASTYMDEFAERHTREMIVRNAVGAAIPSAGVGTAMTKKLLKYFLATRGQVLMSGTVTEDYILGVEAKRAGFSAAFAAVSADDASGLNYVATREFFPKTLAASIKQKTRWVYGINFEATHKLGWEGNAWDKYFFVRDRKGIITNFLPPVSFVFLVLIVLGLIDPSEMPDPIEPVFVASIYLNLAALIVRYTIRVVASHEVYGTYDLIGIAYRWPIGLYINAAAVFRAWKTYIGESQFATKPIVWSKTTHDLPENFMTATR; encoded by the coding sequence ATGGGTGATACCATTCTGGTTGTAATGCTCGTCGTAAGTTTGCTGATCAATGTTTCATCCCTTGACGACGCCTTCATCGACATCATTGCATTCGGCATCCTTCGAAAAGGTCTTCCTGGTCTCGCCGAGAGGACTGACATTCCCCGAATCGCCGTGTTCGTCGCGAATTGGCACGAGGAGGAAGTTCTTGGAAAAATGGTCGAGGGGAACCTCGCCCGCATTCCTTACCCTTCTGTAAGCCTGTTCCTTGGCGTCTATCCAAACGACACGGGCACCCTGCGCGTCGCAAAGGAGCTCGAGGCGAAGTACCCGGACCGGGTCACTGTCATTATCAACACGCTCAATGGCCCTACCTCGAAGGGACAGATGCTGAACGAGATGTTCCAGCAGGTATTCGAGCGCGAGGATTGCCCCGATATAGCTGTGCTGCACGACAGCGAAGACGTGATTGATCCGCGTACCTTTCCCATCTACGCGCAGTACAGCCAGGATCACGATTTCATTCAGGTCCCGGTGTTCTCGCTCAGCCGCGGGAAGGGCTTGCCGGTCGCCTCGACCTATATGGACGAATTCGCCGAACGACACACTCGCGAGATGATCGTGAGAAATGCGGTCGGCGCGGCGATCCCTTCGGCCGGGGTCGGCACCGCGATGACCAAGAAGTTGCTGAAGTACTTCCTTGCGACGCGCGGGCAGGTGCTGATGTCGGGCACGGTTACCGAGGACTACATTCTCGGGGTGGAAGCCAAGCGCGCCGGATTCAGCGCGGCCTTCGCGGCGGTCTCCGCTGACGACGCGAGCGGCCTCAACTACGTCGCTACGCGCGAGTTCTTCCCGAAGACCTTGGCCGCGAGCATCAAGCAGAAGACTCGCTGGGTCTACGGCATCAACTTCGAGGCCACGCACAAGCTCGGCTGGGAAGGCAATGCCTGGGACAAATACTTTTTTGTGCGCGATCGGAAGGGTATCATCACCAACTTCCTGCCGCCTGTCTCATTTGTCTTCCTCGTATTGATCGTGCTCGGCCTGATTGATCCATCAGAGATGCCGGACCCGATAGAGCCGGTCTTTGTTGCATCGATTTACCTAAATCTCGCCGCGCTCATTGTGAGATACACCATTCGAGTAGTGGCGAGCCACGAAGTCTACGGCACCTATGATCTGATAGGTATCGCATACCGCTGGCCGATCGGGCTCTACATCAACGCGGCAGCCGTCTTTCGTGCGTGGAAGACCTATATCGGGGAGTCACAGTTCGCAACGAAGCCGATCGTGTGGTCGAAAACAACACACGACCTACCAGAAAATTTTATGACTGCCACGCGCTAA